The Blastomonas fulva genome contains a region encoding:
- a CDS encoding DUF1499 domain-containing protein, with translation MQAMEKPHGSIWLARLCLLLGAGSVVMALVGAIGAGQDWWGKLEGLSVVMAAVVVALVALLFSLIVLLLYRKKGTAIRNMTLIGLVCSLGFLGVIGYWVNVGRSVPQIHDITTNLDNPPEFRVLKLRPDDFADVPGRGEAKYAGMDAMERWKLLHGAAYGDLRTVTVALPVDKAVALAEQVARKRGWEIAAVRPDEGRLEAVDTVSLFRFKDDIVVRVQPGPGGLTSQIDVRSVSRVGRSDLGVNAKRIRGFLKDLKAAALKG, from the coding sequence ATGCAGGCCATGGAAAAACCGCACGGATCGATCTGGCTGGCACGGCTGTGTCTGTTGCTGGGCGCGGGTTCTGTGGTGATGGCCCTGGTCGGCGCCATCGGTGCCGGGCAGGACTGGTGGGGCAAGCTTGAAGGCCTCAGCGTGGTCATGGCCGCTGTCGTCGTCGCGCTGGTCGCCTTGCTGTTCTCGCTCATCGTGCTGCTGCTCTATCGCAAGAAGGGCACGGCGATCCGCAACATGACGCTGATCGGCCTGGTGTGCTCGCTCGGGTTCCTGGGGGTCATCGGATACTGGGTCAATGTCGGCAGGAGCGTGCCGCAGATCCACGACATCACCACCAATCTCGACAATCCGCCCGAATTCCGGGTGCTCAAGTTGCGGCCCGACGATTTTGCCGATGTCCCCGGACGGGGCGAGGCGAAATATGCCGGAATGGATGCGATGGAGCGCTGGAAGCTGCTGCATGGCGCGGCCTATGGCGACCTGCGCACGGTCACCGTGGCGCTGCCGGTCGACAAGGCAGTGGCGCTGGCCGAGCAGGTCGCGCGCAAGCGCGGCTGGGAGATCGCAGCGGTGCGCCCCGACGAAGGTCGGCTGGAGGCGGTGGACACCGTGTCGCTGTTCCGGTTCAAGGACGATATCGTGGTGCGGGTGCAACCTGGCCCTGGCGGGCTCACCAGCCAGATCGATGTGCGATCCGTTTCGCGAGTGGGGCGCAGCGATCTGGGCGTCAATGCCAAGCGGATCCGCGGTTTCCTGAAAGACCTGAAGGCTGCAGCGCTCAAGGGCTGA
- a CDS encoding PaaI family thioesterase: MTATPPEAVHDLNTAMGFVRIVEMDPQGRATIEYQAGQHMCHSGGVVQGGFVTGWIDAAMAHAAMAMTGPDVVPMSLELKVSFFAPARPGVVIAKAWVERRGRSTCFFEGQLLDASGKVLAKASSTLMLADRSRVEQASSKAVAGAG; the protein is encoded by the coding sequence ATGACCGCAACACCCCCCGAAGCCGTCCATGACCTCAACACCGCCATGGGATTCGTCCGCATTGTCGAGATGGATCCGCAAGGCCGTGCGACGATCGAATATCAGGCGGGGCAGCACATGTGCCATTCGGGCGGAGTCGTGCAGGGCGGCTTCGTCACCGGCTGGATCGATGCCGCGATGGCGCATGCCGCGATGGCGATGACGGGCCCGGACGTGGTGCCGATGTCGCTCGAGCTCAAGGTCAGCTTCTTCGCGCCCGCTCGCCCCGGGGTGGTGATTGCCAAGGCGTGGGTCGAGCGGCGCGGGCGCAGCACCTGCTTTTTCGAAGGTCAGTTGCTCGATGCTTCAGGCAAGGTGCTCGCCAAGGCGAGTTCGACGCTGATGCTTGCCGACCGTAGCCGTGTCGAGCAGGCCTCCAGCAAGGCAGTGGCGGGCGCGGGCTAG
- a CDS encoding superoxide dismutase family protein: MIPIRFSLSASVLAGALALGACGNETPAPAPEPAESGDGTLAMADPVAPVIATASLKTADGRDAGTVTATEREGGILIAVSATGIAPGEHGIHVHMTGKCDGPKFETAGGHWNPMGAKHGLSNPQGSHHGDMPNLTIASDGSGKMDYTVKEAALAEMLDADGAALVIHAKADDQMTDPSGDSGDRIACGVFGRG; the protein is encoded by the coding sequence ATGATCCCGATCCGTTTTTCCCTCAGCGCGTCTGTTCTGGCCGGCGCCCTGGCGCTTGGCGCGTGCGGCAACGAGACGCCAGCCCCGGCACCCGAGCCCGCCGAAAGCGGCGATGGCACGCTCGCCATGGCAGATCCGGTTGCGCCTGTGATCGCCACCGCCAGCCTCAAGACCGCCGATGGACGAGATGCCGGAACGGTGACCGCGACCGAGCGCGAAGGCGGCATCCTGATCGCAGTGTCGGCAACGGGCATCGCGCCGGGCGAGCATGGCATCCATGTGCACATGACCGGCAAGTGCGATGGTCCCAAGTTCGAGACCGCAGGCGGCCACTGGAACCCCATGGGCGCCAAGCATGGCCTCAGCAATCCGCAGGGCTCGCATCACGGCGACATGCCCAATCTGACGATTGCCAGCGATGGTAGCGGCAAGATGGACTACACCGTCAAGGAAGCGGCGCTCGCCGAGATGCTCGATGCCGATGGCGCGGCGCTCGTGATCCACGCCAAGGCGGATGACCAGATGACCGATCCGTCGGGCGACAGCGGCGATCGCATAGCCTGCGGCGTGTTCGGCCGAGGCTGA
- a CDS encoding CoA pyrophosphatase — MSLFARLSDALAASAASGLSVVDERHIDPDGGRHIPAAVLIAVTDRPEPGVILTQRPDYLRSHPGQIAFPGGKIDPTDAHAVAAALREADEELGLAPHHVRVIGEADVYRSGSGFAITPVLGVIPPDLSYTPNPGEVADWFEVPLAFVLDPANHAHHSTHWKGAERRYIEIMWGRRRIWGVTAGIIANLSRRLEGIMA; from the coding sequence ATGAGCCTGTTTGCCAGGCTTTCCGATGCGCTTGCCGCCAGCGCCGCTAGCGGGCTTTCCGTCGTGGATGAGCGGCATATAGACCCCGATGGCGGCAGGCATATTCCCGCTGCGGTACTGATCGCGGTAACCGACCGGCCCGAACCGGGTGTCATCCTCACCCAGCGCCCCGATTATCTGCGCAGCCATCCCGGCCAGATCGCGTTTCCCGGCGGCAAGATTGACCCAACGGACGCGCATGCCGTTGCCGCCGCTCTGCGCGAGGCGGATGAGGAGCTGGGGCTTGCCCCGCATCATGTCCGCGTGATCGGCGAGGCGGATGTCTATCGCAGCGGCAGCGGCTTTGCGATCACCCCGGTGCTGGGCGTGATCCCGCCTGACCTCAGCTACACCCCCAATCCGGGCGAGGTGGCCGACTGGTTCGAAGTCCCGCTCGCTTTCGTGCTGGACCCTGCCAACCACGCCCATCACAGCACCCACTGGAAGGGCGCCGAGCGCCGCTATATCGAGATCATGTGGGGCCGCCGGCGCATCTGGGGGGTGACCGCAGGGATTATCGCCAACCTCTCGCGCAGGCTGGAAGGGATCATGGCATGA
- a CDS encoding putative bifunctional diguanylate cyclase/phosphodiesterase, giving the protein MASPTPPPRTRAKPLPDSLVSDAFSGGHPGFAAVLDPLPIPAAVVTRVDGAPQIVMANPAFVDRQLMPGAVSAIDVALLTELVSVASRNDSGKANRPWTSEDPVKTRRYDVTAARIEMPGLDWPHFLVSLIDRTSEIETHDSFRRETMRDSLTGLPNRAGFEDAVESRLAEQGSDGRVTTSGFAIITLDIARFSQINECAGSVVGDELIITVARRLMGRVRKTDIVARIGGNEFALFVPLRGSNPRELSRITSRIRDIFLNPYRLSDLEIQIDGAIGIALSKPGQTDCANYIRQSQIALKRAKRTRQAEIYTPEELDKARRRFTLETELRKAIELDRLELYFQPLIDMSNGFVTGFEALARWKDPDYGMISPVEFIPVAEECGLILPLGRWALDRACQVLNEWDAKAGEVLPLKVSVNVSAAQFARDDIPSMVANILRANKTKPERLCLELTESVVVSDPARAAKVMSALRALNVSLAMDDFGTGYSNLAYLQQLPIDVLKIDRSFISDMLKERDKVAIVRAILSLASALGMETTAEGIETLEISQTLAALGCSFGQGYFYSPPVPADEAYAYMITRMG; this is encoded by the coding sequence ATGGCCAGCCCAACTCCGCCCCCCAGAACGCGCGCCAAGCCGTTGCCGGATTCGCTTGTATCGGATGCGTTCTCCGGCGGGCATCCCGGCTTTGCGGCGGTGCTCGATCCGCTGCCTATCCCCGCAGCGGTGGTGACGCGGGTCGATGGGGCTCCGCAGATCGTGATGGCCAACCCCGCATTCGTCGATCGTCAGCTGATGCCTGGCGCCGTATCGGCAATCGATGTGGCGCTGCTGACCGAGCTGGTGTCGGTCGCCAGCCGCAACGACAGTGGCAAGGCCAACCGCCCCTGGACCTCCGAGGATCCGGTCAAGACCCGCCGCTATGACGTGACCGCGGCGCGGATCGAGATGCCCGGGCTGGATTGGCCGCATTTTCTGGTGAGCCTGATCGACCGCACCAGCGAGATCGAGACGCACGACAGCTTCCGCCGCGAAACGATGCGCGACAGCCTGACCGGCCTGCCCAACCGGGCCGGGTTTGAGGACGCGGTCGAAAGCAGGCTGGCGGAACAGGGCAGCGATGGCCGCGTGACCACGTCGGGCTTTGCGATCATCACGCTCGATATCGCGCGCTTCAGCCAGATCAACGAATGTGCAGGCAGCGTGGTGGGTGACGAGCTGATCATCACCGTCGCGCGCCGCCTGATGGGGCGGGTGCGCAAGACCGATATCGTCGCGCGGATCGGGGGCAATGAATTTGCGCTGTTCGTGCCGCTGCGCGGGTCGAACCCGCGCGAGCTTTCGCGGATAACCAGCCGCATCCGCGACATCTTCCTCAACCCCTATCGGCTGTCGGATCTCGAGATCCAGATCGACGGGGCGATCGGCATCGCGCTCAGCAAGCCCGGCCAGACCGATTGCGCCAACTACATCCGCCAGTCGCAGATCGCGCTCAAGCGCGCCAAGCGCACACGCCAGGCGGAAATCTATACGCCCGAGGAACTCGACAAGGCCCGCCGGCGCTTCACGCTGGAAACCGAGCTGCGCAAGGCGATCGAACTGGACCGGCTCGAGCTGTATTTCCAGCCGCTGATCGACATGAGCAACGGCTTCGTCACCGGGTTCGAAGCGCTGGCGCGCTGGAAGGACCCGGATTACGGCATGATCTCGCCGGTCGAGTTCATCCCCGTTGCCGAGGAATGCGGGCTGATCCTGCCATTGGGGCGCTGGGCGCTGGACCGCGCCTGCCAGGTGCTCAACGAATGGGATGCCAAGGCGGGCGAGGTGCTGCCGCTCAAGGTCAGCGTCAACGTCTCCGCCGCGCAATTCGCCCGCGACGACATTCCCAGCATGGTCGCCAACATCCTGCGCGCCAACAAGACAAAGCCCGAGCGGTTGTGCCTGGAGCTGACCGAATCGGTGGTGGTGAGCGATCCCGCGCGCGCCGCCAAGGTGATGAGCGCCCTGCGCGCGCTCAACGTCTCGCTGGCGATGGACGATTTCGGCACCGGCTATTCCAACCTGGCCTATCTGCAGCAGCTGCCGATCGACGTGCTCAAGATCGACCGCAGCTTCATCTCGGACATGCTCAAGGAACGCGACAAGGTCGCCATCGTGCGCGCCATCCTGTCGCTGGCGAGCGCCCTGGGCATGGAGACCACCGCCGAGGGAATCGAGACGCTGGAAATCTCGCAGACCCTGGCAGCGCTCGGCTGTTCGTTCGGCCAGGGCTATTTCTATTCGCCGCCGGTCCCAGCCGACGAGGCCTATGCGTACATGATCACCCGCATGGGTTGA
- a CDS encoding GNAT family N-acetyltransferase, protein MTEFTIIPLDQVDTAWVDDLLDQVFGPERSGRTIYRVRDGLEALPALSFAAIDADGYLVGTIQCWPVALTDPDGLAYPMILVGPVGVAPDHQDQGIGRALMAAVFGAMGVGEKMPLVLLGDPEYYGTRFGFSADQTGGWSLPGPYEQHRLLALARPDSVMPPKGILGPWRLT, encoded by the coding sequence ATGACCGAATTCACTATCATCCCGCTGGATCAGGTCGATACGGCCTGGGTTGACGACCTTCTCGACCAGGTGTTCGGACCCGAGCGATCCGGGCGCACCATCTATCGCGTGCGCGATGGTCTTGAGGCGCTGCCCGCGCTGAGCTTTGCCGCGATCGATGCAGATGGCTATCTGGTCGGCACCATCCAGTGCTGGCCGGTGGCGCTGACCGATCCCGACGGTCTTGCCTATCCGATGATTCTGGTGGGCCCGGTCGGCGTCGCTCCCGATCATCAGGACCAGGGCATCGGCCGTGCGCTGATGGCCGCAGTGTTCGGCGCGATGGGCGTGGGCGAAAAGATGCCGCTCGTGCTGCTGGGCGATCCGGAATATTACGGCACCCGCTTCGGCTTTTCCGCCGATCAGACAGGTGGCTGGTCGCTGCCCGGCCCCTATGAGCAGCACCGGCTACTGGCGCTGGCACGGCCCGATTCGGTGATGCCGCCCAAGGGCATTTTGGGCCCCTGGCGCCTGACATGA
- a CDS encoding PadR family transcriptional regulator, giving the protein MSMRFKMAGGPRGSGNPFIAMSFGRGGGRSWGGDWDFGNWSFDGGGRGGRGGGGGGRGGRGRRRMFDSGELRIVLLALIEKEPRHGYDLIKAIEEMTGGDYAPSPGVVYPTLSLLEDAGLIASVETDGARKAFRITDAGIAELSDKRDEADALLARLSEAGEEREQRAGGPQIGRAVGNLMAAMAHRLASGEADAEFKHRVAEILDEAAQKIERL; this is encoded by the coding sequence ATGAGTATGCGTTTCAAAATGGCCGGCGGTCCGCGCGGATCGGGCAACCCCTTTATCGCAATGAGCTTCGGACGCGGCGGTGGCCGTAGCTGGGGCGGAGACTGGGACTTCGGCAACTGGAGCTTCGATGGTGGCGGCCGGGGTGGCCGTGGCGGCGGCGGTGGAGGCCGCGGTGGCCGGGGCCGCAGGCGGATGTTCGACAGTGGTGAGCTGCGTATCGTGCTGCTCGCGCTGATCGAAAAGGAGCCGCGGCATGGCTATGACCTGATCAAGGCGATCGAGGAGATGACCGGCGGCGACTATGCGCCCAGCCCCGGCGTGGTCTACCCCACGCTCAGCCTGCTGGAAGATGCAGGGCTGATCGCCTCTGTCGAAACCGATGGCGCGCGCAAGGCGTTCCGCATCACCGATGCGGGGATTGCCGAGCTTTCCGACAAGCGCGACGAGGCCGATGCGCTGCTGGCGCGGTTGTCCGAGGCGGGCGAAGAGCGCGAGCAGCGCGCAGGTGGCCCGCAGATCGGCCGCGCGGTAGGCAATCTGATGGCCGCGATGGCGCATCGCCTGGCGAGCGGTGAGGCCGATGCCGAATTCAAGCACCGCGTTGCCGAGATCCTCGACGAAGCCGCGCAGAAGATCGAGCGACTTTGA
- a CDS encoding DUF1285 domain-containing protein produces the protein MPYDPPPEMQDLSLAEIAGLVAARKLPPVEQWSPAAESDSHMRIAADGRWYHQGGLISRPAMVRLFASVLRREEDGRHALVTPFEKQWIEVEDAPLLAVEVKSEGSGKQRRLAFRLNTDELAVCGADRPLILRGTPEEPRPYLGLWRGLEARIERSVYYDLVELALGDQGDDAADAAGLPIWSDGTCFRLDRIAAA, from the coding sequence ATGCCCTATGATCCGCCCCCCGAAATGCAGGACCTGTCGCTCGCCGAGATTGCGGGACTGGTCGCCGCGCGCAAGCTTCCCCCGGTCGAGCAATGGTCGCCCGCGGCCGAGAGCGACAGCCATATGCGCATCGCCGCCGATGGCCGCTGGTATCATCAGGGCGGGCTGATCTCGCGCCCGGCGATGGTCCGCCTGTTCGCGAGCGTGCTGCGCCGCGAGGAGGACGGGCGCCATGCGCTGGTCACGCCGTTCGAAAAACAGTGGATCGAGGTGGAGGATGCTCCGCTGCTGGCGGTCGAGGTGAAGTCCGAAGGCAGCGGCAAGCAGCGGCGGCTGGCGTTCCGGCTGAACACCGACGAGCTTGCGGTGTGCGGCGCGGACCGCCCGCTGATCCTGCGCGGCACCCCGGAAGAGCCGCGTCCTTATCTGGGCCTGTGGCGCGGGCTGGAGGCGCGGATCGAGCGCAGCGTCTATTACGATCTGGTCGAGCTGGCGCTTGGCGATCAGGGCGATGATGCCGCAGACGCTGCCGGCCTTCCGATCTGGAGCGACGGCACCTGCTTCCGGCTGGACAGGATTGCTGCTGCATGA
- a CDS encoding serine hydrolase domain-containing protein: MDRAQAAGYKAQFVCSGLWNGNKTLADIEADELTGIYPHVAAIVPTLKADIDEPAHQVSVAFAEDMPPRVARHNPVTGCTSMPIGWTSDGTRLPAEALERAIPGSADALAWPMGDADASDPRIMMITPFDTLVESAFEAKAFGGKTSGVVIVHKGRVVQERYKPGHDMHTAQRTWSVAKSIAGTYVGFVRQKGFNIPDVPVREWNVGGDPRKRITLDHLLRMGSGLVSDSPGNRTDAVYMGAGEVRQWTTLWPMLHQPGSAFRYSNNDILLATLAARDAAPDLHPHQMFDALGMTRTWAETDWQGNYILSSQVWTTARDMARMGLLYLNDGSWNGQRILPEGWRDYVTRPSGPQPEGPFGYGASFWLMSKSEGVPADAFAAFGNRGQYLVMIPSRDLVIVRRGYDGPDDQFNIAKFTAEVLKQIR; the protein is encoded by the coding sequence ATGGATCGCGCGCAGGCCGCCGGCTACAAGGCGCAGTTCGTGTGTTCCGGCTTGTGGAACGGCAACAAGACGCTTGCCGATATCGAGGCGGATGAACTCACCGGGATCTATCCGCACGTCGCCGCGATCGTGCCGACATTGAAGGCGGACATCGACGAACCCGCGCATCAGGTGAGCGTCGCCTTTGCCGAGGACATGCCGCCGCGCGTTGCCCGGCACAATCCGGTGACCGGCTGCACATCGATGCCGATTGGCTGGACCAGCGACGGCACCCGCCTTCCCGCCGAGGCGCTGGAGCGGGCGATCCCCGGCAGCGCCGACGCGCTTGCCTGGCCGATGGGCGATGCCGATGCGAGCGATCCGAGGATCATGATGATCACGCCGTTCGACACTCTGGTGGAAAGTGCGTTCGAGGCGAAAGCGTTCGGTGGCAAGACCAGCGGTGTCGTGATCGTCCACAAGGGCCGGGTCGTGCAGGAGCGTTACAAACCCGGGCACGACATGCACACCGCGCAGCGCACCTGGTCGGTCGCCAAATCGATCGCGGGAACCTATGTCGGCTTCGTCCGCCAGAAGGGTTTCAACATTCCCGACGTGCCGGTGCGCGAGTGGAACGTCGGGGGCGATCCGCGCAAGCGCATCACCCTCGATCATCTGCTGCGGATGGGCAGTGGCCTCGTCAGCGACTCGCCAGGCAACCGCACCGATGCGGTCTATATGGGCGCGGGCGAAGTGCGGCAGTGGACGACATTGTGGCCGATGCTGCACCAGCCGGGAAGCGCCTTCCGCTACTCGAACAACGACATCCTGCTCGCAACCCTGGCGGCGCGCGATGCCGCGCCCGATCTGCATCCGCACCAGATGTTCGATGCACTCGGCATGACGCGCACCTGGGCCGAGACCGACTGGCAGGGCAACTACATCCTCTCCAGCCAGGTTTGGACCACCGCGCGCGACATGGCGCGGATGGGGCTCTTGTATCTGAACGATGGCAGCTGGAACGGTCAGCGCATCCTGCCCGAAGGCTGGCGCGACTATGTGACCCGGCCCAGCGGCCCGCAGCCGGAAGGCCCGTTCGGCTATGGCGCGAGCTTCTGGCTGATGAGCAAGAGCGAGGGCGTTCCTGCCGATGCGTTCGCCGCGTTCGGCAATCGTGGCCAGTATCTGGTGATGATCCCCAGCCGCGACCTCGTGATCGTGCGGCGCGGCTATGACGGCCCGGACGATCAGTTCAACATCGCCAAATTCACCGCCGAGGTGCTCAAACAGATCCGCTGA
- a CDS encoding replication-associated recombination protein A produces MSDLFEALPPATSNSRPAADAPLADRLRPANLSEIIGQDHLTGPEGAIGRMVAAGKLSSMILWGPPGTGKTSMARLLGEATGMRFVAISAVFSGVADLKKAFAEAEKMAGAGQRTLLFVDEIHRFNRAQQDGFLPFVERGTVVLVGATTENPSFELNAALLSRSQVLILRRLDEAALGELIARAEALTGRSLPLTDDARAALIASADGDGRFLLNQVETLLTVRIDAPLDPAGLAALLHRRMPVYDKDREGHYNLISALHKAMRGSDPQASLYYLARMLVAGEEPLYVLRRITRFASEDIGMADPQALVQCLAAKDAYAFLGSPEGELAIVQACLYCATAPKSNAIYAAQKAAWKSARATGSLMPPPNILNAPTKLMKDIGYGKGYAYDHDQAEGFSGANYWPEEMDAQQFYRPVERGYEARIAERMRTWEKMREDNRS; encoded by the coding sequence ATGAGCGACCTGTTCGAAGCCCTTCCCCCCGCCACCAGCAACAGCCGGCCCGCCGCCGATGCGCCGCTGGCCGACCGGCTGCGCCCGGCGAACCTAAGCGAGATCATCGGCCAGGATCACCTGACCGGTCCGGAAGGCGCGATCGGGCGGATGGTCGCGGCCGGTAAGCTGTCTTCCATGATCCTGTGGGGCCCCCCCGGCACCGGCAAGACCAGCATGGCGCGGTTGCTGGGCGAGGCGACGGGGATGCGCTTTGTCGCGATCTCGGCGGTGTTCTCCGGCGTCGCGGACCTCAAGAAAGCCTTTGCCGAGGCCGAGAAGATGGCAGGTGCAGGGCAGCGCACCTTGCTGTTCGTGGACGAGATCCACCGTTTCAACCGCGCGCAACAGGATGGTTTCCTGCCCTTCGTCGAGCGCGGGACGGTGGTGCTGGTGGGGGCAACGACCGAAAACCCGTCGTTCGAACTCAATGCCGCTTTGCTCAGCCGCAGTCAGGTGCTCATTCTGCGACGGCTGGACGAGGCGGCGCTGGGCGAACTGATCGCGCGCGCGGAAGCGCTGACCGGACGCTCGCTGCCGCTCACCGACGACGCCCGCGCCGCGCTGATCGCCTCGGCCGATGGCGACGGGCGCTTCCTGCTCAACCAGGTCGAGACCTTGCTGACGGTGCGGATCGATGCGCCGCTCGACCCGGCGGGGCTCGCCGCATTGCTGCACCGCCGGATGCCGGTCTACGACAAGGACCGCGAGGGTCACTACAACCTCATCTCGGCGCTGCACAAGGCGATGCGCGGGTCCGATCCGCAGGCTTCGCTCTACTATCTCGCGCGCATGCTGGTGGCGGGCGAGGAGCCGCTCTACGTGTTGCGCCGGATCACCCGCTTTGCCAGCGAAGACATCGGCATGGCCGACCCGCAGGCGCTGGTGCAATGCCTCGCCGCCAAGGATGCGTATGCGTTTCTCGGGTCACCCGAGGGCGAACTGGCGATCGTGCAGGCGTGCCTCTATTGCGCCACCGCGCCCAAATCGAACGCGATCTACGCCGCGCAAAAGGCCGCCTGGAAAAGCGCGCGTGCCACCGGATCGCTGATGCCACCGCCCAATATCCTGAACGCGCCGACCAAGCTGATGAAGGACATCGGCTATGGCAAGGGCTATGCCTATGACCATGATCAGGCCGAGGGCTTTTCGGGCGCGAACTACTGGCCCGAAGAGATGGACGCGCAGCAGTTCTATCGACCGGTCGAACGCGGCTATGAAGCGCGCATTGCCGAGCGGATGCGCACATGGGAGAAAATGCGTGAAGACAATCGCAGTTAG
- a CDS encoding CCA tRNA nucleotidyltransferase translates to MTRISAAWTQRTDLAGMLAALDPGGDQCRYVGGAVRDALLGVDAVDVDIATRLLPEQVMAALADAGIKAVPTGIEHGTVTAVLPAGPVEITTLRRDVTTDGRHAEVAFTDDWREDAARRDFTINALFADPRTLEVTDYFGGEADLAARLVRFIGDADARILEDHLRILRLFRFHARFGGPADPDALAACARHADRLKALSRERIARELLLLLGSINPADAALLMAQSGIWPVVLPEMAGDGLETLTMLLAREAQLGAKADPLVRLAALLPADPLVAEAVASRLRLSKAQRATLARYAARWPDSGTARQVAAAVQPADTVSNWLLLRGPDDALAQGWQSLKGWSVPEFPLGGRDILALGIHAGPDVARVLGETRRRWIAEDFPEPERVRQIAAQVAAA, encoded by the coding sequence ATGACCCGGATCAGCGCCGCCTGGACGCAGCGCACGGACCTTGCCGGGATGCTGGCCGCGCTCGACCCCGGCGGCGACCAGTGCCGCTATGTCGGTGGCGCGGTACGCGATGCGCTGCTGGGCGTGGACGCGGTCGATGTCGATATCGCCACCCGGCTGCTGCCCGAGCAGGTTATGGCCGCGCTGGCCGATGCCGGGATCAAGGCGGTGCCGACCGGGATCGAGCACGGCACCGTGACCGCGGTGCTGCCCGCAGGCCCGGTCGAGATCACCACGCTGCGCCGCGATGTCACCACCGATGGCCGCCATGCCGAGGTCGCCTTCACCGACGACTGGCGCGAGGATGCCGCGCGGCGCGATTTCACCATCAACGCGCTGTTCGCCGACCCGCGCACGCTCGAGGTCACCGATTATTTTGGCGGCGAGGCGGACCTGGCCGCGCGGCTGGTGCGGTTCATCGGCGATGCCGATGCGCGCATCCTGGAAGACCATTTGCGTATCCTGCGGCTGTTCCGCTTTCACGCGCGCTTCGGCGGCCCGGCTGATCCCGATGCGCTGGCGGCCTGTGCCCGGCATGCGGACCGGTTGAAGGCGCTGTCGCGCGAGCGGATCGCGCGCGAACTGCTGCTGCTGCTGGGCAGCATCAACCCTGCAGATGCGGCGCTGCTGATGGCGCAGAGTGGAATCTGGCCGGTGGTCCTGCCCGAAATGGCGGGCGACGGGCTGGAGACGCTCACGATGCTGCTCGCCCGCGAGGCGCAGCTCGGTGCGAAGGCCGATCCCTTGGTGCGGCTGGCGGCGCTGCTGCCGGCGGACCCGCTCGTCGCCGAGGCCGTGGCTTCGCGGTTGCGGCTGTCCAAGGCGCAGCGGGCAACGCTCGCGCGCTATGCCGCACGCTGGCCCGACAGTGGGACTGCGCGGCAGGTGGCAGCCGCGGTGCAGCCTGCCGATACGGTTTCGAACTGGCTGCTGCTGCGCGGCCCGGACGATGCACTGGCGCAGGGCTGGCAGAGCCTCAAGGGCTGGTCGGTTCCCGAATTCCCGCTGGGCGGGCGCGATATCCTGGCGCTGGGCATACACGCCGGGCCGGATGTCGCGCGGGTGCTGGGCGAAACACGCCGCCGCTGGATTGCAGAGGATTTTCCCGAGCCCGAGCGTGTGCGCCAGATCGCTGCACAGGTGGCGGCGGCCTGA